The Streptomyces achromogenes DNA segment CGGCATGCTGAGTGCGGCCGCGCTGGTCACAGCGGGTTCCGCGGCGGTCGGGCTGCCGCTGCCGTTCCAGTTCGTGGTGTTCACCGTGGTCGCCGCGGCCACGGTGCTGTTCGTACGTCCCATCGCGCTGCGCCACGTGCTCCAGCCGCAAGTGGCACGGTTCGGCGTGGACGCCCTGATCGGCAAGGCCGCCTTCGTCGTCTCGGACGTGACGGACCGGGGCGGCAGGGTCCGTATCGACGGCGACGAATGGACGGCCCGCGCCTACGACGAAACGCTGGTGATCCCCGCCGGAAGAACCGTCGACGTCATAGAGATCAACGGAGCCACCGCGATCGTCTACCCCCGGGACTGAAACCATGGAAACCTCGGCGTTCTTGATTGCCGGCCTGCTCGTCGCCCTCTTCGCGGTCTTCACCGTGGTGCGGGCGGTGCGCATCGTGCCCCAGGCACGCGCCCGCAACGTCGAACGGCTCGGCCGCTACCTCCGGACCCTGAATCCCGGCCTCAACTTCGTCATCCCGTACATCGACCGCGTGCACGGGGTGATCGACCTGCGGGAACAGGTCGTCTCCTTCAAGCCGCAACCGGTCATCACCGAGGACAACCTGGTCGTCGAGATCGACACCGTCCTCTACTTCCAGGTCACGGATCCACGAGCGGCCTTCTACGAGATCGCGAACTTCCTCCAGGCGGTCGAGCAGCTCACCGTCACCACGCTGCGCAACGTCGTCGGATCCATGGACCTGGAGAAGACGCTCACCTCACGGGACACCATCAACAGCCAGCTCCGAGGCGTGCTGGACGAGGCCACCGGGAAATGGGGGCTGAGAGTCAACCGCGTGGAGATCAAGGCCATCGACCCCCCGCAGAGCATCAAGGACGCGATGCAGAAGCAGATGCGGGCCGAGCGGGACAAGCGGGCCGCGATTCTCGGGGCCGAGGGGCAGCGCCAGTCACAGATACTCACCGCCGAAGGCGACAAGCAGGCCGCCGTCCTGCGCGCGGAGGGCAACCGCACCGCCGCGATCCTCCAGGCCGAAGGGCAGTCCCGGGCCATCGACGAGGTGTTCCAGGCCGTGCATCGCAACGACCCCGACCCCAAGCTGCTCGCCTACCAGTACCTCCAGACGCTGCCCCAGCTCGCGCAGGGTTCGGGCAACAACTTCTGGGTGATCCCCAGTGAGATCACCTCCGCACTCCAGGGTGTGTCCCGCGCCTTCAGCGAAGTGCTGCCGCCGTCACCGGCCACCCGCGAGAAGCCCGGGGACGACATGGCCGCGCAGGCCGCCGACGACGCGGCACAGGCCGCGGAAGCAGCTGCCGCGGCCCTCGCCGACGCGGCCAGGGCCGAACGCGGCACCCCGACCTCCGACCCCCTCCCCTCCGAGCCACCTCACTGACGGCGGGGACGCCCGGGCGGGCCCCGTGCACGAAGACGCCGGCTCCTCGCGGGTCTGAGCAGCCGGCCGGCGGTGGTCAGCTGATGCGCACCGCGCGGCACCACGTGAGGGGGCCGCCCTCGAGGGCTTCGAGGGCGGCCTCTCCGCGGGCGTGGCTCATGCGGCCCGCCAGGGGATCAGCCCTCAGGGCCGGCCCATGTAGTGGAAGGTGCTGTAGTGGTCGTTCGTCCACCACACGTCTCCTGTGTTGATCGCCCGGACGACCCGACGGGCGTCGCGTCGAGGAGCGGCGCCGTTCGCCGGGGTGACGTAGACGGTCGTGTTGTACTCCTGGAACGTCCCCGTGTAGCCCCGGGCGGAGGTCCCGGCGAGTCCGGCGTTCAGGAACGCCCGCAGCCGGCCGTCCCGGTCCTGGTACTGGCCTCCCGTGTAGACGATCTCCCGCACCTGTGTGCGTCTGGCGGGGTCCACCCACGAGGCGCCGGTGAACCAGTGCTGGTTGCCGATGTTGTGCCAGTTCGGCCAGCCCATGTCCCGCCAGAAGTCGGTTCCCTGGACCATGTCGTGCGGCTCCGGGTCGGGGTGGGTCACACTGCCGGACACGCCCGAGGGGCCACCGCCGTTGTTGCTCTGCGAGGGTCCCGACGGCGGAATGGGCTGGGCCGTGGCAGCGCCCGAGCCGGCGAGCGTGAGGGCGGAGCCGAGGGCGGCGGTCGCGAGTCCCAGGGCGACCGCGCGCCGTGTGCGATGCGTTGCGTTTCGCATGACGTCCTTCTGTAGTCGGTGACCGGCACCGCTGCGGTGACCGGCCTGACCCCCACATTCGGCGGCCCGTAGTTGATCAGCCACCCCCTTCCGCCGGGTGAATCAACGGGCTCTCACCAGGCGAATCAACGCGGGACCGATCAACGGCCGCGCACCGTCCGGTCAGCCGCGCGCAGGTCTCGACTCACCCGTGCTCCGGGCACACGCTGCGGTGTTCCAGCCCCGCCGCGTATGCCTGCCACTCGCCCGCCGTCAGTTCCCTGCCCGCCCGCGCGCACACGGTCCGGACGGCGCGGTCCGGGTCCACGGAGTACCGCTGGAGCGGGACGTGGGGGGCGGCGGCGTAGAGGGTGGTGCCGTCGGGCGAGAAGGCGAGGGAACTGATGGCGTCCCCGGGGGTGGTGAGGGGCTCACCGAGGGGCTGGCGGGTGGAGGTGTCCCACAGCTGCAGAGTGCCTGAGTCGCCGCCGACGGCGAGCGTGTGACCGTCGGGGCTGACCGCGAGGGCCTGGACGGCCTCGGCGGTGTCGCCCAGCGGCGCGGGGAAGACGTTGCGCAGCGCGCCGGTACGGTGGCGCAGCCCACCGTCCCAGAGGGTGACGCGACCGGTCAGGTCGCCGGCGGCGAACAGAGAACCGTCGGGTGAGAAGGCGACGGCTCCCGCCACGCCGCCCCGCACGAGGTCGATCATGGTGCTGCGGGCCGAGGGGAGTGAGACCGTCCGGTTGTCGGCGACCAGCAGCCGGCCGTCGGGTCGCACGGCCAGGTGGGCGCCCGTCCCGGGCGGCAGCGTCGCCGTCGTGCGATGGGTGGCGGTATCCCAGATTTCACCTGTCAGCGCGGCCGCCAAGCTGCTGCGGGCTGTCTGCAGGGTGCGGCCGGCCGGGCCGAGCGCGATTCCGACCAGCGCGTCTCCGGGCAGGTTCAGCGTCGTCGCGACGCGGCCGCGACGCAGGTCCCAGATCCGCACCGGCTGCGCGGTGGCGCTGCGGCCCGGAGCGGAGACGCCGTAGGCGAGAGCCGTGCCGTCCGGACTGAACGCCAGCAGCGGCAGCGTGTCCTGTGGCACGACGGGCTCGGCCGGGTCGCGGGAGACGGGCAGGGACAGCGGGGGCAGGGCCCGGGGCGAGCGGTCGCCGGTGGTGCTGTGCAGGCGCAGTACGTACCGGCGGCCGAGACGCTGGGCGGTGACATAGGTGCGGCCGTCCGGGCTCAGCGCCACGGCGTCCACGGGTGTCTCTCGCCAGGACCGTGTGACGGCCTCACCCAGGGCGAGGGTGTGGACCGTGGCGCCCTCGATGTAGCGCAGGTCGGGACGGCGGGAGTCCCAGGCGAGGACTCCGTCGAGGTGTTCGTTGTCCAGGGGATGGCGGAAGACCGGAGCGGCGGGCGAGGACAACCGCCAGACGCGGAGCTCGGTGCGGTCGGCCGTGGCGAGGAAGGCGCCGTCGCCGCTGAGCGAGGCGTGGGTCACCCCGGGGTCGTCCACGCTTGCCAGGCCGCGGCCGGTGCGGGTGTCCCAGACGGTGACCGCGGTGCCGGTGACCGTGGTCAGCCGGTCGCCCGGGCCGAGGGCCAGGGCGCCCGGCCCCGCGCCGCAGACGCCGCGGGTTCGCTCCCATCGGCCGGGTACGGCTCGGTGCCGGACGGTGTCCCACACCTGGGGTCCTCGTCCGTCCGCCGGGCACACGGCGAGGAGGGAGCCGTCGGCGCTCGCGGCCGGTTCCGTGAAGACGGTCGTTCGGCGCTCGAAGCGCACCCTGCCGTCGGCCACCGACCGCAAGCCGACCCGGTCGTCCTCGTGCGTGAGGTAGCTGTGGCCGTCGGCGGTGAACGTGACCGTGACCTCCCCTCCGAGCGGCTGCGGAGCGCCGGCCCAGTGTCCGGTGCCGGCGTTCCAGAGACGTGTGCCGGCGTCCGTGGCGACGGCGAGGACACGGCCGTCGGGGGAGGCGGCCGTCACCCTGGCGCCGGCCGGGAGCCGCCCCTGGGCGGTAGGGCGGTGCGCGGACACGCTCCAGGTCCGCCAGGTGGTGTCGTCGGCGCTGAGGAGGGTGCGGCCTGAGCCGGTGAGCAGACGGCTCCGGTCGTCGCCCGGCGCCGGGTCGGTGAACGTGTCCGACGCGTGCTGGGTGAGGGATCCCAGAAGGGAGCGGCGGGTTTCGGGGAGGCGGGCGGTGCGCCAGGCGGCGACCCCCAGCAGGAGCGCGGTGCGCGGGTCGGTGGTGCGCAGCGCGTCTGCGGTCTCGGCGACGCGGCGGGCCGCGTCCGCGCTGCGTCGCCGTTCGTTGTCGGCGTGCTCCCGCCAGACGGCGGCCCCGATCACCAGCGCCACGGTGAGCACGGCGGACAGCGCGCAGGTCAGCAGCCGGGCCCGGCGGGTGGTGCGGGCGGCGGCCCTGCGATCGGCCGCCCGGACGTCCCGCGCGGACAGCAGAAACGCCCGCTCGGTCGCCGTCAGGGCGGCGTCCCGGGCCGGATCCGTGAACAGCTCCTCGGCCCGGGCCAGGTTGGCGCCCCGGTACAGGGTGCCCGGGCAGCGGTCGTTTTCCAGCCACACGTCCGCGGCCTCGGCGAGGCGCCGATGCAGGCGCAGCCGTTCGCGATCCGCCTCGATCCACCCGTGCAGCCGGGGCCAGCCGGTCAGCAGTGCCTCGTGAGCGAGATGCACGCCGTCCTCGTCCGCGGTGACCAGACGGGCGCGGGCCAGCCGCTCCACCACCCCGGGCACCTGCGGCTCGGCCCACCCGGCCAGCTCGGACCGGCTGAGCGGGCGGCGGGTGTCCGCAGTGCCCTGGCCCGGTTCGACCATGCGCAGCAGCACGTGCCGGGCCGCGGCGGCCTGGTCGGCAGAGAGCTCGCCGTACACCGCCTCGGCCGTGGCCGCGATGGCCCCGCTCACCCCGCCGGCCGCCCGGTAGGCGGCGAGGGTCAGCAGACGGCCCCTGCGGCGGTGCCAGGTCTCCAGCAGGGCGTGGGACAGCATCGGCAGGGCGCCGGGCCGGTCGAGGACGTCGTCGACGATCCGTGCGGTCAGTTCACGTTCGACGATCAGTCCGGCCGTCTGCGCCGGCCGCACCACCGCCTCGCGCAGTTCCTCCGCCGTCATGGGTCCGAGCAGCAGCCCGGACCGGCCCAGGGCGTCGGCGAGGCCACGGTGCTCGGCGCAACGCGCGTAGAAATCGGCGCGTACGGCGATCAGGACACGCAAATTGCTTCCGGGGTCGCGCGCGGCGAGCAGCAGGTCGATGAAGCGGGCGCGCTCGGCGTCGTCCCGGCAGAGGGTGAAGACCTCCTCGAACTGGTCCACCACGACCCAGCCCTCCGGTTCCCCCGTGCCGGGCGTCAGCAGATGCCCGTAGGTGGTGGCCGGACGCGGCCCCGGAGTGAGGATGCGCAGCACCGCCGGATCGGCCCGCCCGGCGATCGTCTCCCGCAGCCGGGGGATCAGCCCGGCCCGCAGCAGGGAGGACTTGCCGCTGCCGGACGGCCCGAACAGTACCGCGAGCCGGTTGTCGCAGACCAGCTCCGCGAGCTGCTCCAGTACGCGGTCACGGCCGAAGAACAGGTGCCGGTCGTCCGGCTCGAACCGGGTCAGGCCCCGGTAGGGCGCCGGTTCTTCGACGCGGGTGGGTGCGGTGGCCCGGGCGCTCTCCGTCTGCGCCTCCGCGTCCTGCCACCGGCCCGCCCACTCGGCGGGGTCTCCTCCGCAGGCCCGTACGTACCCCTGGACCACGGCGAGGGACGGCAGCCGCTCGCCCGCCGCCGCCTGGGACAGCGTCGTCGCGGAGAAGCCGGCCGTCTCGGCCATGCTCCGGTACGAAGGGCCGCCCGCGATCCGCCGCACCTCCCGCAGCTCGTACGCGAGTCGTTGGACGGGGCCGGCCTCGGGGTCGACCGGTCTCTCGGGACGCCCCATGGGTGCGTACCTCCTTACATCTCAGGAAAAAGCGGTATCGGGAGGGGCGACCATACGGATCGCCCGGCGACGTACCGGTTGATTGCGGGTGACGAGCAGATGACAACGGACAACCAGGTCTTCGAGGGGGCGATTGGCCGCTTCCCCGGAGAGGACGGGCAAATCAACGCCGCGGTTGTCGGCGTCGTATGGGCAAGGCCGCGGCTCGGGCACCGGGCCCCACGGAGAAGCAGCACCCGGCGTTGTCGGACGCCGTTGACCTACCGGGGACTTCGGCGCTTCCCCCACCGCACCCGCCGGCGCCCGGCTGTCACCGGTGTGAGCGGTCTCACTGCCGCGCAGCATCCTGCTCCCGCGTCCTCGGCATGCAGGTGTGCAACCACGGTTGGTGCGCCGTCGTCCACGGTCTGTACGTCGAAAAAGGGCCAGGGTGACCCGTTGCCGGAGGCGGCGAGGATCACCCGGTGGAAGGCCGGCGACCCGACCGGCATCAGCAGCGTCGTCAGCCATCGCCACGACCGGGAGTGCGCGGCGTGGGTCGAGAAGGGCGCGAGCAAGCCGTCCTACCCGTCGGCCTCGCGGCACGGCGGGTTCAGTACCCAACCGGTCGGCGGCCTTTCGATGTCCCCGGGGCGGCTGACGTCGAGTCCTGTGGTGATGGTGGTCAGCCGTCAGAAGGAGTGGAACCCCTCCCAGTAAGTGTCAGCGCTCTTGCCGAAGCGGTCGGGGTGTCTGCGTCGTAGTCGGGTGTATCGCTCGTTGAGCAGTTCCACGGCCAGGTGCAGGCTCGTTCCGAACTCGGAGCGGATGGCCTGGATCGCGTGAATCCGGCGGTTCTCCGTGATCAGGGCATCGATACCCGACCATCGCCGCTCCTCGGCTTCCTCCGTCGACCTGAAGCTCGCCAGCTCGTCCTGGAGGCGCTGCACCTCGCCGACGATCTCGGCGTCGGTGGCAACGCCGAGTGCGGTGACCTCGTCCCGGATCGGACCCTCCCGGCCGATGCCGAGTTTGATGCACAGCCGGGCTCTCAGGTCGCCGAGTTCTCGTCGCAGCACGTCGCGTTCCGCGCGAGCCGTGGCGAGCTCCCGTTGCACCGTCCCGAGTTCCTCCTCCGTCATGGCGACAGTCTGCCAGGGGCGACGGCACGCCTCCACGCTCTTCCCCGTGCCGAGCACGGACGCTCGGGGGAGAGCGTCCGTGCTCGGCAGGCGGGGTGTGGGCACGTTCCGTCGTCCTCAGCCGCCCGAGGACTCCACGGCGTCGAACACCTCGAAGCCCCCGCGACGTAACCGCTCACCGCCCCAGGCGCCGAGCGGCTCGAGCGCCTGGTTCAGGGTGTGGCCGTGCTCGGTCAGGGAGTACTCCACCCGTGGTGGGACCTCGGCGTAGACCTCCCGGTGCACGAGTCCGTCGTTCTCCATCTCCCGCAGATGCTGGGTCAGCATCTTCTCGCTCACCCCGTGCAGAGCGCGACGGAGCTCGGAGAAGCGCCGTACGCGATGGGCGTCGAGCTCCCAGAGGATCAGCCCCTTCCACTTGCCGCTGACCACATCGAGCGCGGCGTCGATACCACAGATATAGGGCCCGCTTCTGGGCGTCCTGGCCATCACTGATCACCCTTACATAGAGGTAAGTACCGCAGAAAATAGTGGGTACTTCCGAGACTAGTGACGCTGTTCGAGCATGGAGGGGTGAACGAACAACAGCACCACTCCACCAGGCTGAACAGCGCTGTCACCGTGATCGGACTGGGCCCGATGGGCCAGGCCATGACCCGCACCCTCCTCGCCGCCGGCCACCCGGTCACCGTCTGGAACCGCACCGCCGGCCGGGCCGACGGCGTCGTCGCCGACGGCGCGAGGCTCGCCCCGACGCCCGCCGAAGCGGTCGAAGCGAGCGACCTCGTGATCCTGAGTCTCACCGACTACCAGGCGATGTACGACGTCCTCGACGGCGCCACCGCGTCACTCGCCGGCCGGACTCTGGTCAACCTGAGCTCGGACACGCCGGACCGCACGCGCCGGGCGGCCGCCTGGGCAGCGGGACACCACGCCGCCTTCCTCACCGGCGGTGTCATGGTCCCCGCGCCGATGGTCGGCACCGACGCCGCGTCCGTCTTCTACAGTGGGGCCGGCGAAGTGATGGAGCGTCACGGGGCGGCGTTGGCCCCGCTCGGCACGGCGAGGTATCTGGGCGCGGATCCGGGTCTCGCCCAGATGATGTACCAAGCCCAGCTCGCGGTGTTCCTCACCACGTTGTCGGCACTGATGCATGCCACCGCCATGCTGGGTACCGCAGGGATGAAGGCCGCGGAAGCACTGCCGGAGCTGTTGTCCTTCACCGACACGATCGGCGCCATCCTGCGGGCCGGTGAAGCCACCCCCGGCACCGCGCTGGACGCCGGAGAGCATCCCGGTGACCTCAGCACAGTCACCATGATGGGCGCGACGTCGGACCACATCGTCGAGACCAGTACGTCGCTCGGTCTCGACCTCGCGCTACCCCTGGCGGTGCAGGCTCACTACCGCCGTGCGATCGACGACGGCCACGGCGGCGACAACTGGACCCGCATCATCGACGCCATCCGTACGCCGCACCGCACGGCGCGGGACTGACGAACCCGGCGCCGACCGCCCCCTCGCCCGCACCGGGGCCCGGCAGGCCGGAGGCTGATCGGCGGCCGGCGGCAGGGATCACCGGAGCGCGAACGACGCCCGGTGCCGCCAGCCTGTTCCGTCGTGGACCATCAGGTCGACCGACGACACGCGTCCGGTGACGGGGAGCCGGTCGCGCAGGCCGGCCTCGACCTCCTCCAGCACGGCGTCGTCCTGCCCCTGGGCGATGGTGAGATGCGGGACGACCTCGTCGAACCGCCCGCCGAACGGCGGATGCTGCGGCCACCGGTCCGCGATCGCCTCGGTGAGCCGAACGAAGGGGATGCCCGGCTCGGGGACGAGGTACAAACTCCCCGGGAATCGCCCGCAGCGCTCGAACCGGACCTCGAAGGGCCGGTGACGCCCGATCACTTCCGCGACGGCAGCACACACACCGTCGTCGACGCTGCTCTCGTCGAGGAACGGGAAGAGGACGGTGACATGGGCCGGAACGCCCGCCCGGGCCGAGGGGTCCAGCCGCTCACGCCACGCTCGGACGACGGGCTCCGCCTCGGGGACCCGCACGATCAGTCCCGACTGCCCTGCCTGAAAACCACTGGAGTCGTCGCCTGCCATCACCCATGTGTACCAGCGTGGGCGGCCGAGGCCGGAGCGGGGCGGGGCGGGTCGTCGGTCAGCGTTTCGGACGGGAGCCCGGTGTGTGGCCGAAGGTGCGCCGGAAGACGTCGATGAAGGCGCTGGCCGAGGACCAGCCGCACCGGTGGGCCACCGCGGTCACCGGTTCCTTCTCGGCGAGCAGGACCAGGGCGTGCTGAAGCCTCAACTGGGTGCGCCACTGGGGGAAGGTCATGCCGAGGTCGCTGCGGAACAGCCGGGACAGCGTGCGGTCACTTGCGCCGACCCGGCTGCCCAGCTCGGCGAGCGTGCTGGAGTCGGCCGGGTCGGCCCGCAGGACGTCGCACAGCGTGCGCAACAGGGGCGCGGCCGGTGTGGGCAGATGCAGCGGCTCCTGGGGGGACGTCCGCAACCGGTCGATCAGTACCGCGCGCAGCCGGGCCCGTTCGGGGCTGTCGTCGTCGGGTGCGTGGGTGTAGGCGATGATCAGTTCACGCAGCAGCGGGCCGACGGCCAGCACGGTCGGTGTGTCGAGGCCGAGCGGGTTGTCGGTGGCGGGCAGCCCCATCAGATGCAGTTCGAGTTCGCCGTGGGCCCGGTGGGCATGGTCGACGCCGGCCGGCACCCAGATGGCGCGGTTGCCGGGGGCGACCCAGGAGCCCGCGCCCGTCGTCACGGCCAGCACTCCGCGGCCGGCGTAGACGATCTGGTGGTCGTCGTGCCGATGGGCGTCGATCGCGCCGCCGGGGGCCAGCCGCTGGGTGCGGGTCGGAGCGATCGGCTCATGGCGGATGTTCGGCATCATCCGGCAGGTTATCGGAAGCGCGACACGGGAGGGGGTCCGGACGATGGCGGGGTGCGAAGGAACACATCGATCACTCTGCTGTCCGTCGGGCACGCCTGCGTCGACGTCTATCAGGGCGCCGTGGCGTCCTTGGTGCCGTTCTTCGTCGCCGAGCGTTCCTACACCTACGCGGTCGCCTCGGGCATCGTGCTGGCCGCCTCGTTGCTGTCCTCGGTGGCGCAGCCGGTGTTCGGCGCGCTCACCGACCGTTGGGCGATGCCCTGGCTGTTGCCGGTCGGCACGCTGCTCGGCGGTGTCGGCGTCGCGCTGAGCGGACTGAGCGGTTCCTACCCGCTCACGCTCGTGTGCGTCGCCGTCTCGGGGGTCGGTGTGGCCGCCTATCACCCGGAGTCCGCCCGGGTCGCCCGAATCGCCGGCCAGGGCAGTCACCGGGCCATGGGCTGGTTCTCCACCGGCGGCAACGTCGGCTTCGCGTCGGCCCCGCTCCTGGTCGCCGCCGTGGTGGCCACCGGGGGACTGCGCTGGACGCCGCTGCTGGTGCTGCCGGCCCTGGCCGGCGCCGCACTGTGCCTGCCCGTGGTGCGCGCCCTGCAGCGGAAGCAGGCACCCGGACCGGGTACGACGGGACCGGCCGGAAGCGACGACCTCGCCTCCTTCGTGAAGCTGTCACTGGCCGTGGTCTTCCGCTCGATCGCGTTCGTCGGTCTGAGCACCTTCATCTCGCTCTACGCCCGCCAGCGCCTGGGCGGCGGTACGGCCGTCGGCACCGCGGCCCTGACCGTGCTCTACCTCGGCAGTGCGCTCGGCTCGGTGCTGGGCGGATTTCTGGCGAGCCGCCGGGACCGGGTGTCGGTCTCGCGCCGGTCGTACCTGGTCGCCGTCGCGGCCGTCGCGGGCGTGGTGTGGGTGCCGGGCCCGGTCGTCTACCTGTTCCTGGCGCTGACCTCGGCAAGCCTGTACGTGCCCTTCTCACTGCAGGTGACGCTCGGTCAGGACTACCTGCCCTCGCGGGTCGGCACGGCCAGCGGGATCACCCTCGGCCTGACCGTCAGCACCGGCGGCCTGGCCGGCCCCGTCATCGGCAGCCTCGCCGACGCCACGTCGCTGCAGACCGCCCTGGCGCCTCTCGCCGTGATGCCCCTGCTGAGCTGGCTGATCTTCCGCGGCCTGCCCGAACCCGCCGCGCCGCGCCTCGGGCCCGCGCCACAGCCGAGGGCCGACGACGTGGACGGCACGGACGCCACGGGCGTCACCCCCGAGTCCGTCCAGCGGCCGGACCTCCGTTGACCGACGTGCCTGAGGTCTCGTGCCCGGCGGCGTGGGGTCACATCGGTTGCCCGAAGGGACGCCCTGGGGCGGATCATGCCTGTGGGCCCCGGGTGTTCCCGGGGCCCACAGGCAGGTGGTCGTGTCGGTGACTACCAGCGATACCAGCGGCCCTTGCGGCCGCCGGTGTCCGCGCTGCGCATGACGAAGCCCAGCAGCCAGACGACCAGCACGATGACGGCGATCCACCACAGTGCCTTCAGCGCGAAACCCGCGCCGAACAGGATCAGAGCCAGCAGAAGAACGAGAAGCAGGGGAACCATAGTTATCAACCTCCGATGGTCCTCGTGCCCGGCGAATCGAAGAACATACGGCTGGTCAGCCTGGTTTCTTCAGCGATCTTGCGGGAATTAGGCCCAGGTTCACGGACGCCGCCAGCGGTGTCTCACGGATGCTGCCGGCGGTATCCATGAGGCCCGGCGGGGTCCGGCGCATTCCTCGGCCGGCCCCGCACCGGGCATCGCCTGCCCCGGTCAGGCGACCAGTTCGGCGATGCTCCGGGCCGTCAGCCACAGGCCCGTCAGCAGGGTGAGCGTGACGATCAGCTGCTCCTGGTGCTGCGCGAGCCAGCTGCGCAGGGCGTTCAACCGGGCGTTCGCGACCGTGGGAGCCCGGACCGCGTACATCTCCATGACGATGAGGCTGAGGGTGGCGAGCAGGCAATAGGCGGTCAGCGCGAGCCAGTCGGCGAGGGTGGAGAGGTCCGCGTCGACGGCGGTCGCGGCGCCGGCGCCGACCAGCGCCCAGGGCTGCAGCATCCACGCCAGTCCGGCCGCCGCGGCCGGCGACGCGTTGTCGATCCGGGCGGTCCAGCGCGGCGGGCCGTGCGGGCGGGGCGGTCGGCGGTGCCGGTGTGCGCCGTAGAGGACCAGCGCCAGGCCGAGGGCGACCTTCGCGGCGAGCACGGCGGTCGAGGGCGCGCTGTGACGGGCCGGGGGCTGAGCGCCGGTCAGCAGCAGAACGCAGGTGATCACCACGATCAGGTTGGCCAGCCACGACAACAGGAACGCCAGTCCCTGGCGAACGCCGCGCCGCGAGGAGAGCAGCAGGATGAAGGCGCTGTTGTGCAGGGGCCCCAGGGTGACGGCGGTACCGATCACCACCAGGTCGAGGACCATCGGATCAGCCGCTCCCGGATGTCAGGGCCTCCTGGTGCCCGTGGACGGGGCGGGCCGGTCGGCAGGGTTGGCGGTGCTGCGGCGCCGCATTCCGACTCTGCGGTCGACGCCCCGGCTGGTCAAGCAAGCCACACCCGGATGGGGCACCACCGGTCGGCGGGTTCCCCGGGGAGCGCGAACGACGAAGCGGCGGGACGACCGCGTCGGTGGGCTGCGGACAGCGGGGTCGCCGCTTCCGTCATGGGCTCGGGCGGCCGGGACGGTGTGCTGAGGCCCGGGTCTCACTGTCCTGCCCTCGTGCCGCGCGGTTCAGGACGCCCGGCGCGCGGTGATGGCCCGGCGTGTTCCGTAGGCGGCGATGCCTGCGGCGATGACCGTGCTTCCCCACGCGATGGACGCGGCGGGCAGGGTGAAGGCGAGCAGCAGGCAGCCGGCCAGGCCGGCTGCGGGGACGATGCGCGCGGGGCGGTTCTCGTCCGCTGTGAGCGTCCAGGCCGAGGCGTTGGCCACGGCGTAGTAGACGAGGACGCCGAAGGAGGAGAAGCCGATCGCGCCGCGTACGTCGGTGGTGGCGGCCAGCACCACGACGACGGCGCCCACCAGCAGTTCGGCGCGGTGCGGCACCTGGAAGCGCGGATGAACGGCGGCCAGGACATGGGGCAGGTGCCGGTCCCGGGCCATCGCCAGGGTGGTGCGGGAGACGCCCAGGATCAGGGCGAGCAGGGACCCGAGTGCGGCGACGGCCGCCCCGCCCCGGACGACGGGCGCCAGCCGGTCCGCCCCCGCGGCCCGCACCGCGTCCGAGAGCGGCGCGGTCGCCTCGCCCAGCCCACGGGGGCCGAGCACCGTGAGGACGGCGACCGCCACGGCCGCGTAGACGACCAGCGTGATGCCGAGGGCGAGCGGGACGGCACGGGGGATCGTGCGCGCCGGATCGCGGAC contains these protein-coding regions:
- a CDS encoding NfeD family protein; its protein translation is MDPWLIWLIIAAVLAVVEIFTLTAALGMLSAAALVTAGSAAVGLPLPFQFVVFTVVAAATVLFVRPIALRHVLQPQVARFGVDALIGKAAFVVSDVTDRGGRVRIDGDEWTARAYDETLVIPAGRTVDVIEINGATAIVYPRD
- a CDS encoding nSTAND1 domain-containing NTPase, with product MGRPERPVDPEAGPVQRLAYELREVRRIAGGPSYRSMAETAGFSATTLSQAAAGERLPSLAVVQGYVRACGGDPAEWAGRWQDAEAQTESARATAPTRVEEPAPYRGLTRFEPDDRHLFFGRDRVLEQLAELVCDNRLAVLFGPSGSGKSSLLRAGLIPRLRETIAGRADPAVLRILTPGPRPATTYGHLLTPGTGEPEGWVVVDQFEEVFTLCRDDAERARFIDLLLAARDPGSNLRVLIAVRADFYARCAEHRGLADALGRSGLLLGPMTAEELREAVVRPAQTAGLIVERELTARIVDDVLDRPGALPMLSHALLETWHRRRGRLLTLAAYRAAGGVSGAIAATAEAVYGELSADQAAAARHVLLRMVEPGQGTADTRRPLSRSELAGWAEPQVPGVVERLARARLVTADEDGVHLAHEALLTGWPRLHGWIEADRERLRLHRRLAEAADVWLENDRCPGTLYRGANLARAEELFTDPARDAALTATERAFLLSARDVRAADRRAAARTTRRARLLTCALSAVLTVALVIGAAVWREHADNERRRSADAARRVAETADALRTTDPRTALLLGVAAWRTARLPETRRSLLGSLTQHASDTFTDPAPGDDRSRLLTGSGRTLLSADDTTWRTWSVSAHRPTAQGRLPAGARVTAASPDGRVLAVATDAGTRLWNAGTGHWAGAPQPLGGEVTVTFTADGHSYLTHEDDRVGLRSVADGRVRFERRTTVFTEPAASADGSLLAVCPADGRGPQVWDTVRHRAVPGRWERTRGVCGAGPGALALGPGDRLTTVTGTAVTVWDTRTGRGLASVDDPGVTHASLSGDGAFLATADRTELRVWRLSSPAAPVFRHPLDNEHLDGVLAWDSRRPDLRYIEGATVHTLALGEAVTRSWRETPVDAVALSPDGRTYVTAQRLGRRYVLRLHSTTGDRSPRALPPLSLPVSRDPAEPVVPQDTLPLLAFSPDGTALAYGVSAPGRSATAQPVRIWDLRRGRVATTLNLPGDALVGIALGPAGRTLQTARSSLAAALTGEIWDTATHRTTATLPPGTGAHLAVRPDGRLLVADNRTVSLPSARSTMIDLVRGGVAGAVAFSPDGSLFAAGDLTGRVTLWDGGLRHRTGALRNVFPAPLGDTAEAVQALAVSPDGHTLAVGGDSGTLQLWDTSTRQPLGEPLTTPGDAISSLAFSPDGTTLYAAAPHVPLQRYSVDPDRAVRTVCARAGRELTAGEWQAYAAGLEHRSVCPEHG
- a CDS encoding NAD(P)-dependent oxidoreductase — protein: MNEQQHHSTRLNSAVTVIGLGPMGQAMTRTLLAAGHPVTVWNRTAGRADGVVADGARLAPTPAEAVEASDLVILSLTDYQAMYDVLDGATASLAGRTLVNLSSDTPDRTRRAAAWAAGHHAAFLTGGVMVPAPMVGTDAASVFYSGAGEVMERHGAALAPLGTARYLGADPGLAQMMYQAQLAVFLTTLSALMHATAMLGTAGMKAAEALPELLSFTDTIGAILRAGEATPGTALDAGEHPGDLSTVTMMGATSDHIVETSTSLGLDLALPLAVQAHYRRAIDDGHGGDNWTRIIDAIRTPHRTARD
- a CDS encoding SPFH domain-containing protein, with translation METSAFLIAGLLVALFAVFTVVRAVRIVPQARARNVERLGRYLRTLNPGLNFVIPYIDRVHGVIDLREQVVSFKPQPVITEDNLVVEIDTVLYFQVTDPRAAFYEIANFLQAVEQLTVTTLRNVVGSMDLEKTLTSRDTINSQLRGVLDEATGKWGLRVNRVEIKAIDPPQSIKDAMQKQMRAERDKRAAILGAEGQRQSQILTAEGDKQAAVLRAEGNRTAAILQAEGQSRAIDEVFQAVHRNDPDPKLLAYQYLQTLPQLAQGSGNNFWVIPSEITSALQGVSRAFSEVLPPSPATREKPGDDMAAQAADDAAQAAEAAAAALADAARAERGTPTSDPLPSEPPH
- a CDS encoding winged helix-turn-helix transcriptional regulator, with the translated sequence MARTPRSGPYICGIDAALDVVSGKWKGLILWELDAHRVRRFSELRRALHGVSEKMLTQHLREMENDGLVHREVYAEVPPRVEYSLTEHGHTLNQALEPLGAWGGERLRRGGFEVFDAVESSGG